A DNA window from Carassius gibelio isolate Cgi1373 ecotype wild population from Czech Republic chromosome A8, carGib1.2-hapl.c, whole genome shotgun sequence contains the following coding sequences:
- the LOC128018628 gene encoding semaphorin-3F isoform X1 yields the protein MGLTMRVMETRLLLLILALFVFEVACTHRSAPRVHLAFKELMDTRTARPFSFSFNTSDYRILHVDPDQGRLYLGSREYLVSLDMQNINKEPLIIHWPAPAQRKGECQMTGKGRHGECANFVRLIEPWNRTHLYTCGTGAYKPICTFINRGWRAEDYLFRLVPGYVDSGKGKCSYDPNQENVAALINGNLYAGVPVDFMSTDPGVFRTMGSRPAVRSEQYDSKWLNEPVFVHMKQIPDSSEKNDDKLYFFFREKSLDSGAGASPSALARVGRVCLNDEGGQKLLVNKWTTFLKARLVCSVMGDDGVETFFEELRDVFIQPTQDERNPVVYGVFSTSGSVFKGSAVCVYSMADIRNVFNGPFAHKHGHNYQWTTYTGKIPYPRPGTCPGGTFTPGLQSTKEFSEDAVNFIRAHPLMYHPVYPIHKRPLVVRSGVDYRFTTIAVDQVDAVDGRYEVLFLGTDRGTVQKVIVLPKDPTTMEELTLEEVEVFKTPAPVKTMYISAKRQQLYASSEAGLTQMSLHRCGVYGKACSDCCLARDPYCAWDGENCSAFTQATKRRSRRQDVKHGDPLRQCRGYNAKVERRLQEKVQFGVEGSSTFLECVPRSPQATIKWLYQKDGRRKVLNRDGEVLKTPQGVLLKTLTKSDAGLYHCLATENNFKHTLARVSLRILDRDIAVALTTPDEEEEASRRHHKDHQQDPAPLTPELLLEPEMRLIQQYCKSYWEQLTAGGNSQADLPKRTNRRHTDALKASEE from the exons ATGGGTCTAACTATGAGAGTAATGGAAACGAGACTCCTCCTGTTGATATTGGCTTTGTTTGTGTTTGAAGTGGCCTGCACACATCGCTCCGCTCCTAGAGTACACCTGGCTTTCAAAG AACTTATGGACACTCGAACAGCGAGGCCATTCAGTTTCTCTTTCAACACCAGTGACTACCGGATCTTGCATGTTGACCCAGACCAGGGGCGGTTGTACCTGGGCAGCCGTGAATATCTGGTCTCTCTCGACATGCAAAACATCAACAAAGAGCCTCTCATT ATCCACTGGCCGGCTCCAGCCCAGAGAAAGGGAGAGTGTCAGATGACTGGGAAAGGCAGGCAT ggagAGTGTGCTAACTTTGTGCGTCTGATTGAGCCATGGAACAGGACTCACCTGTACACCTGTGGCACAGGAGCTTATAAACCCATCTGCACCTTCATCAACAGGGGCTGGAGAGCTGAG GACTATCTCTTCAGACTGGTTCCTGGATATGTGGACTCTGGAAAGGGAAAATGCTCCTACGATCCAAACCAGGAGAATGTTGCAGCCCTGATTA ATGGGAACCTGTATGCTGGAGTGCCGGTGGACTTCATGAGCACTGATCCAGGTGTCTTCAGGACCATGGGGAGCCGGCCAGCTGTGAGATCAGAGCAGTATGACTCTAAGTGGCTGAATG AACCTGTATTTGTTCACATGAAACAGATTCCTGACAGCTCAGAGAAGAATGACGATAAACTCTATTTCTTCTTCCGTGAGAAGAGTCTGGACTCGGGGGCTGGAGCGAGTCCAAGTGCGCTGGCCAGAGTGGGCCGTGTTTGCCTG AATGATGAGGGCGGACAGAAGTTACTTGTGAACAAATGGACAACGTTTTTGAAGGCCAGGCTGGTGTGCTCTGTGATGGGCGATGATGGGGTGGAAACCTTCTTTGAAGAACTGA GGGACGTGTTTATCCAACCCACCCAGGATGAACGAAACCCGGTGGTATATGGTGTCTTCTCAACTTCTGG TTCTGTGTTTAAAGGCTCAGCCGTCTGTGTCTACTCAATGGCTGACATCCGAAATGTCTTTAATGGCCCTTTTGCCCATAAACACGGACACAACTACCAATGGACTACTTATACAGGGAAGATACCCTATCCTCGTCCGGGAACA TGTCCAGGAGGCACATTCACACCAGGCCTTCAGTCCACAAAAGAGTTCTCAGAGGATGCGGTGAACTTCATTCGTGCTCATCCTCTCATGTATCACCCCGTGTATCCCATTCACAAGCGTCCTCTGGTGGTGCGCTCTGGTGTAGACTATCGCTTTACTACTATTGCAGTGGATCAGGTGGATGCTGTGGATGGCCGATATGAGGTTCTCTTCCTGGGAACAG ATCGTGGTACTGTCCAAAAAGTTATAGTCCTGCCCAAGGATCCCACCACAATGGAAGAGCTCACTTTAGAGGAAGTGGAAGTTTTCAAG ACGCCTGCTCCTGTCAAAACAATGTACATATCAGCCAAAAGG caacaacTGTACGCATCTTCAGAAGCAGGTCTTACCCAGATGTCCTTGCACCGTTGTGGAGTATATGGAAAGGCCTGTTCAGACTGCTGCCTGGCCAGAGACCCCTACTGCGCTTGGGATGGGGAAAACTGCTCTGCCTTTACACAAGCCACCAAAAG GAGGAGCAGGAGGCAGGATGTTAAACATGGTGACCCTTTGCGTCAGTGCCGAGGCTACAACGCTAAAG TAGAGAGGAGACTGCAGGAGAAAGTTCAGTTCGGTGTGGAGGGTAGCAGCACATTTCTGGAGTGTGTGCCGCGCTCTCCTCAAGCCACTATCAAATGGCTCTACCAGAAAGATGGAAGAAGAAAAGTG TTGAATCGAGACGGTGAGGTCCTTAAGACTCCTCAGGGGGTCCTTTTGAAAACACTCACCAAATCAGACGCGGGTCTGTACCATTGCCTGGCCACAGAAAATAACTTCAAACATACGCTGGCTCGTGTCTCTTTGCGCATCCTGGACCGGGACATCGCTGTAGCCCTCACCACCcccgatgaggaggaagaggcaTCAAGGAGACATCACAAAGACCATCAACAGGACCCTGCACCTCTGACCCCAGAGCTCCTGCTGGAGCCTGAAATGCGTCTGATTCAGCAGTACTGCAAGTCCTACTGGGAGCAGCTGACGGCCGGGGGAAACTCACAGGCTGACCTCCCCAAACGTACAAATCGCAGACACACAGATGCACTGAAGGCTAGTGAGGAGTGA
- the LOC128018628 gene encoding semaphorin-3F isoform X2 has translation MGLTMRVMETRLLLLILALFVFEVACTHRSAPRVHLAFKELMDTRTARPFSFSFNTSDYRILHVDPDQGRLYLGSREYLVSLDMQNINKEPLIIHWPAPAQRKGECQMTGKGRHGECANFVRLIEPWNRTHLYTCGTGAYKPICTFINRGWRAEDYLFRLVPGYVDSGKGKCSYDPNQENVAALINGNLYAGVPVDFMSTDPGVFRTMGSRPAVRSEQYDSKWLNEPVFVHMKQIPDSSEKNDDKLYFFFREKSLDSGAGASPSALARVGRVCLNDEGGQKLLVNKWTTFLKARLVCSVMGDDGVETFFEELRDVFIQPTQDERNPVVYGVFSTSGSVFKGSAVCVYSMADIRNVFNGPFAHKHGHNYQWTTYTGKIPYPRPGTCPGGTFTPGLQSTKEFSEDAVNFIRAHPLMYHPVYPIHKRPLVVRSGVDYRFTTIAVDQVDAVDGRYEVLFLGTDRGTVQKVIVLPKDPTTMEELTLEEVEVFKTPAPVKTMYISAKRQQLYASSEAGLTQMSLHRCGVYGKACSDCCLARDPYCAWDGENCSAFTQATKRRSRRQDVKHGDPLRQCRGYNAKERRLQEKVQFGVEGSSTFLECVPRSPQATIKWLYQKDGRRKVLNRDGEVLKTPQGVLLKTLTKSDAGLYHCLATENNFKHTLARVSLRILDRDIAVALTTPDEEEEASRRHHKDHQQDPAPLTPELLLEPEMRLIQQYCKSYWEQLTAGGNSQADLPKRTNRRHTDALKASEE, from the exons ATGGGTCTAACTATGAGAGTAATGGAAACGAGACTCCTCCTGTTGATATTGGCTTTGTTTGTGTTTGAAGTGGCCTGCACACATCGCTCCGCTCCTAGAGTACACCTGGCTTTCAAAG AACTTATGGACACTCGAACAGCGAGGCCATTCAGTTTCTCTTTCAACACCAGTGACTACCGGATCTTGCATGTTGACCCAGACCAGGGGCGGTTGTACCTGGGCAGCCGTGAATATCTGGTCTCTCTCGACATGCAAAACATCAACAAAGAGCCTCTCATT ATCCACTGGCCGGCTCCAGCCCAGAGAAAGGGAGAGTGTCAGATGACTGGGAAAGGCAGGCAT ggagAGTGTGCTAACTTTGTGCGTCTGATTGAGCCATGGAACAGGACTCACCTGTACACCTGTGGCACAGGAGCTTATAAACCCATCTGCACCTTCATCAACAGGGGCTGGAGAGCTGAG GACTATCTCTTCAGACTGGTTCCTGGATATGTGGACTCTGGAAAGGGAAAATGCTCCTACGATCCAAACCAGGAGAATGTTGCAGCCCTGATTA ATGGGAACCTGTATGCTGGAGTGCCGGTGGACTTCATGAGCACTGATCCAGGTGTCTTCAGGACCATGGGGAGCCGGCCAGCTGTGAGATCAGAGCAGTATGACTCTAAGTGGCTGAATG AACCTGTATTTGTTCACATGAAACAGATTCCTGACAGCTCAGAGAAGAATGACGATAAACTCTATTTCTTCTTCCGTGAGAAGAGTCTGGACTCGGGGGCTGGAGCGAGTCCAAGTGCGCTGGCCAGAGTGGGCCGTGTTTGCCTG AATGATGAGGGCGGACAGAAGTTACTTGTGAACAAATGGACAACGTTTTTGAAGGCCAGGCTGGTGTGCTCTGTGATGGGCGATGATGGGGTGGAAACCTTCTTTGAAGAACTGA GGGACGTGTTTATCCAACCCACCCAGGATGAACGAAACCCGGTGGTATATGGTGTCTTCTCAACTTCTGG TTCTGTGTTTAAAGGCTCAGCCGTCTGTGTCTACTCAATGGCTGACATCCGAAATGTCTTTAATGGCCCTTTTGCCCATAAACACGGACACAACTACCAATGGACTACTTATACAGGGAAGATACCCTATCCTCGTCCGGGAACA TGTCCAGGAGGCACATTCACACCAGGCCTTCAGTCCACAAAAGAGTTCTCAGAGGATGCGGTGAACTTCATTCGTGCTCATCCTCTCATGTATCACCCCGTGTATCCCATTCACAAGCGTCCTCTGGTGGTGCGCTCTGGTGTAGACTATCGCTTTACTACTATTGCAGTGGATCAGGTGGATGCTGTGGATGGCCGATATGAGGTTCTCTTCCTGGGAACAG ATCGTGGTACTGTCCAAAAAGTTATAGTCCTGCCCAAGGATCCCACCACAATGGAAGAGCTCACTTTAGAGGAAGTGGAAGTTTTCAAG ACGCCTGCTCCTGTCAAAACAATGTACATATCAGCCAAAAGG caacaacTGTACGCATCTTCAGAAGCAGGTCTTACCCAGATGTCCTTGCACCGTTGTGGAGTATATGGAAAGGCCTGTTCAGACTGCTGCCTGGCCAGAGACCCCTACTGCGCTTGGGATGGGGAAAACTGCTCTGCCTTTACACAAGCCACCAAAAG GAGGAGCAGGAGGCAGGATGTTAAACATGGTGACCCTTTGCGTCAGTGCCGAGGCTACAACGCTAAAG AGAGGAGACTGCAGGAGAAAGTTCAGTTCGGTGTGGAGGGTAGCAGCACATTTCTGGAGTGTGTGCCGCGCTCTCCTCAAGCCACTATCAAATGGCTCTACCAGAAAGATGGAAGAAGAAAAGTG TTGAATCGAGACGGTGAGGTCCTTAAGACTCCTCAGGGGGTCCTTTTGAAAACACTCACCAAATCAGACGCGGGTCTGTACCATTGCCTGGCCACAGAAAATAACTTCAAACATACGCTGGCTCGTGTCTCTTTGCGCATCCTGGACCGGGACATCGCTGTAGCCCTCACCACCcccgatgaggaggaagaggcaTCAAGGAGACATCACAAAGACCATCAACAGGACCCTGCACCTCTGACCCCAGAGCTCCTGCTGGAGCCTGAAATGCGTCTGATTCAGCAGTACTGCAAGTCCTACTGGGAGCAGCTGACGGCCGGGGGAAACTCACAGGCTGACCTCCCCAAACGTACAAATCGCAGACACACAGATGCACTGAAGGCTAGTGAGGAGTGA
- the LOC128018629 gene encoding actin nucleation-promoting factor WAS isoform X2, translating into MALPSEPNRWTPQQSGVVCFVKDSPLRSFFIRLYDIKAGNLVWEQEIYNQLMYQRTRPFFHTFPGDECQVGLNFADVAEADSFFAVVEEKISQRNNRFDKQQKKGQEHRDHGALPPLPPPNDSGTPTSSSMLPLALSNSQNQPTPSKSKKDKKEKDKKNKKKGFKLLKGAIGAPSGFTHVSHLGMGSNNLDPELMKVLSCAGISEADMNDSETSQLIYEVIERSGGIEAVKKAVNQQEPNRPPVPSGHRGSLPQVPSGSSSTPPPVPQGRMGPLPPVPGQSSGPPSHRGSLPPTPQRAAASPQTPEGRSGPLPARSSSLGPLPPVPAGGRTGPLPQPPGSRSGPLPPPPGGRSGSLPTPPLPGERRESLTPAPGKRPGPQMTERRGSFLPPQPAEAGPPPLPPGVRSSPLPPPPRDNSDFLPPPPQSDTLLPPPPSDFFPPPPCDSFLPPPPEDFNSLPPPHSFDSNFPPRSNSSGFDPPAPPMSAKPSAGGPPPPPPPPPPAPVAAPPPLNFGNNPSSPSGPPPPASSSGEGGRGALLSQIQSGMKLKKVSANPEPPPPALDTGEGIVGALMMVMQKRSKVIHSSEEDDEFDDDEEDDEEWD; encoded by the exons ATGGCTCTTCCGAGTGAGCCGAACCGCTGGACACCACAGCAGTCTGGAGTCGTTTGTTTCGTCAAAGACAGTCCTCTGCGCTCCTTTTTCATCCGTCTCTATGACATCAAG GCAGGGAATCTGGTGTGGGAACAGGAAATCTATAATCAACTGATGTACCAAAGGACCAGGCCTTTTTTTCACACTTTCCCTGGAGAC GAGTGTCAAGTGGGGTTGAACTTTGCAGATGTAGCAGAGGCCGACAGTTTCTTTGCCGTGGTGGAGGAGAAGATCAGCCAGAGAAATAATCGTTTTG ATAAACAGCAGAAAAAAGGACAAGAACATAGAG ATCATGGGGCTTTGCCACCACTTCCTCCACCAAATG ACTCTGGTACTCCTACCTCTTCCTCCATGCTTCCACTGGCACTAAGTAATAGCCAGAACCAACCTACCCCTTCCAAATCAAAGAAAgacaagaaagagaaagacaagaaaaataagaagaaaggATTTAAACTGCTGAAAGGGGCTATTGGAGCACCCAGTGGATTCAC GCATGTAAGTCACCTTGGCATGGGTTCCAACAATTTGGACCCGGAACTGATGAAAGTTCTGTCCTGTGCTGGGATCAGTGAAGCAGATATGAACGATTCAGAAACCTCTCAGCTCATCTATGAGGTCATTGAGCGTTCAGGTGGAATTGAGGCCGTTAAAAAGGCTGTGAACCAGCAGG agCCTAATCGCCCTCCTGTTCCCAGTGGACATCGGGGTTCTCTTCCCCAAGTGCCGTCTGGGTCCTCCTCAACGCCGCCGCCTGTCCCTCAAGGTCGAATGGGGCCTCTACCTCCTGTCCCCGGTCAGTCCTCTGGTCCACCTTCTCATCGAGGTTCCCTTCCACCAACACCCCAAAGAGCGGCTGCATCACCACAAACCCCTGAGGGCCGCAGCGGTCCACTGCCGGCCCGTTCTTCATCATTAGGACCCCTGCCACCAGTGCCTGCCGGAGGGCGTACTGGGCCATTGCCTCAACCTCCAGGATCCCGCAGTGGACCCTTACCACCTCCACCTGGAGGTCGGAGTGGAAGTCTGCCCACACCACCACTTCCAGGAGAACGTAGGGAGTCTTTAACACCCGCTCCAGGAAAGAGACCTGGACCACAAATGACCGAAAGACGAGGTAGCTTTCTGCCGCCCCAACCTGCCGAGGCAGGCCCACCTCCACTACCACCAGGTGTGAGGAGCTCACCCTTACCCCCGCCTCCAAGAGACAATAGTGATTTTTTGCCACCTCCACCGCAATCTGATACGCTATTACCTCCTCCCCCGTCTGATTTCTTCCCTCCTCCACCCTGTGACTCGTTTCTTCCTCCTCCACCTGAAGACTTTAATTCTCTGCCTCCACCTCATTCTTTTGACTCCAACTTTCCTCCACGAAGCAATTCCTCTGGGTTTGACCCTCCGGCCCCTCCGATGTCAGCCAAACCCAGTGCAGGTGGACCTCccccgccacctcctcctcctcctccagctccCGTTGCTGCTCCTCCTCCATTGAACTTTGGAAACAACCCCTCATCTCCAAGTGGTCCACCACCTCCAGCATCCAGCAGTGGGGAAGGGGGTAGAGGGGCATTACTTTCCCAGATTCAATCAGGGATGAAGCTCAAGAAA GTGAGCGCCAACCCAGAACCACCTCCGCCTGCCCTGGATACAGGAGAGGGAATAGTTGGAGCTCTCATGATGGTGATGCAGAAGAGGAGTAAAGTCATCCATTCATCTG AAGAGGATGATGAATTTGATGACGACGAGGAGGACGATGAAGAGTGGGATTAA
- the LOC128018629 gene encoding actin nucleation-promoting factor WAS isoform X1, translating to MKRATKGKGQESVGSSLLSPQENERLEQLLGKRCVSLSSAVVQLLMALPSEPNRWTPQQSGVVCFVKDSPLRSFFIRLYDIKAGNLVWEQEIYNQLMYQRTRPFFHTFPGDECQVGLNFADVAEADSFFAVVEEKISQRNNRFDKQQKKGQEHRDHGALPPLPPPNDSGTPTSSSMLPLALSNSQNQPTPSKSKKDKKEKDKKNKKKGFKLLKGAIGAPSGFTHVSHLGMGSNNLDPELMKVLSCAGISEADMNDSETSQLIYEVIERSGGIEAVKKAVNQQEPNRPPVPSGHRGSLPQVPSGSSSTPPPVPQGRMGPLPPVPGQSSGPPSHRGSLPPTPQRAAASPQTPEGRSGPLPARSSSLGPLPPVPAGGRTGPLPQPPGSRSGPLPPPPGGRSGSLPTPPLPGERRESLTPAPGKRPGPQMTERRGSFLPPQPAEAGPPPLPPGVRSSPLPPPPRDNSDFLPPPPQSDTLLPPPPSDFFPPPPCDSFLPPPPEDFNSLPPPHSFDSNFPPRSNSSGFDPPAPPMSAKPSAGGPPPPPPPPPPAPVAAPPPLNFGNNPSSPSGPPPPASSSGEGGRGALLSQIQSGMKLKKVSANPEPPPPALDTGEGIVGALMMVMQKRSKVIHSSEEDDEFDDDEEDDEEWD from the exons TCTCTGTCCTCAGCGGTGGTGCAGTTACTTATGGCTCTTCCGAGTGAGCCGAACCGCTGGACACCACAGCAGTCTGGAGTCGTTTGTTTCGTCAAAGACAGTCCTCTGCGCTCCTTTTTCATCCGTCTCTATGACATCAAG GCAGGGAATCTGGTGTGGGAACAGGAAATCTATAATCAACTGATGTACCAAAGGACCAGGCCTTTTTTTCACACTTTCCCTGGAGAC GAGTGTCAAGTGGGGTTGAACTTTGCAGATGTAGCAGAGGCCGACAGTTTCTTTGCCGTGGTGGAGGAGAAGATCAGCCAGAGAAATAATCGTTTTG ATAAACAGCAGAAAAAAGGACAAGAACATAGAG ATCATGGGGCTTTGCCACCACTTCCTCCACCAAATG ACTCTGGTACTCCTACCTCTTCCTCCATGCTTCCACTGGCACTAAGTAATAGCCAGAACCAACCTACCCCTTCCAAATCAAAGAAAgacaagaaagagaaagacaagaaaaataagaagaaaggATTTAAACTGCTGAAAGGGGCTATTGGAGCACCCAGTGGATTCAC GCATGTAAGTCACCTTGGCATGGGTTCCAACAATTTGGACCCGGAACTGATGAAAGTTCTGTCCTGTGCTGGGATCAGTGAAGCAGATATGAACGATTCAGAAACCTCTCAGCTCATCTATGAGGTCATTGAGCGTTCAGGTGGAATTGAGGCCGTTAAAAAGGCTGTGAACCAGCAGG agCCTAATCGCCCTCCTGTTCCCAGTGGACATCGGGGTTCTCTTCCCCAAGTGCCGTCTGGGTCCTCCTCAACGCCGCCGCCTGTCCCTCAAGGTCGAATGGGGCCTCTACCTCCTGTCCCCGGTCAGTCCTCTGGTCCACCTTCTCATCGAGGTTCCCTTCCACCAACACCCCAAAGAGCGGCTGCATCACCACAAACCCCTGAGGGCCGCAGCGGTCCACTGCCGGCCCGTTCTTCATCATTAGGACCCCTGCCACCAGTGCCTGCCGGAGGGCGTACTGGGCCATTGCCTCAACCTCCAGGATCCCGCAGTGGACCCTTACCACCTCCACCTGGAGGTCGGAGTGGAAGTCTGCCCACACCACCACTTCCAGGAGAACGTAGGGAGTCTTTAACACCCGCTCCAGGAAAGAGACCTGGACCACAAATGACCGAAAGACGAGGTAGCTTTCTGCCGCCCCAACCTGCCGAGGCAGGCCCACCTCCACTACCACCAGGTGTGAGGAGCTCACCCTTACCCCCGCCTCCAAGAGACAATAGTGATTTTTTGCCACCTCCACCGCAATCTGATACGCTATTACCTCCTCCCCCGTCTGATTTCTTCCCTCCTCCACCCTGTGACTCGTTTCTTCCTCCTCCACCTGAAGACTTTAATTCTCTGCCTCCACCTCATTCTTTTGACTCCAACTTTCCTCCACGAAGCAATTCCTCTGGGTTTGACCCTCCGGCCCCTCCGATGTCAGCCAAACCCAGTGCAGGTGGACCTCccccgccacctcctcctcctcctccagctccCGTTGCTGCTCCTCCTCCATTGAACTTTGGAAACAACCCCTCATCTCCAAGTGGTCCACCACCTCCAGCATCCAGCAGTGGGGAAGGGGGTAGAGGGGCATTACTTTCCCAGATTCAATCAGGGATGAAGCTCAAGAAA GTGAGCGCCAACCCAGAACCACCTCCGCCTGCCCTGGATACAGGAGAGGGAATAGTTGGAGCTCTCATGATGGTGATGCAGAAGAGGAGTAAAGTCATCCATTCATCTG AAGAGGATGATGAATTTGATGACGACGAGGAGGACGATGAAGAGTGGGATTAA